One window from the genome of Helicoverpa armigera isolate CAAS_96S chromosome 4, ASM3070526v1, whole genome shotgun sequence encodes:
- the LOC110384127 gene encoding endocuticle structural glycoprotein ABD-4 produces the protein MKSIVLACMLVAVAFAAPQGAPAEPIPIVKDDSQINGDGSYQYAFETGNGISADQKGDLKKVGDVDALEVQGEFSYPGENGQTIHLTYTADENGFHPQGDHLPTAPPVPEAIQRSLAYLATAAPAAAAPQ, from the exons ATGAAATCTATT GTGTTGGCTTGCATGCTGGTCGCGGTGGCGTTCGCTGCCCCGCAAGGCGCCCCCGCCGAGCCCATCCCCATCGTGAAGGATGACAGCCAGATCAACGGCGACGGATCCTACCAGTATGCTTTCGAAACTGGAAATGGCATTTCTGCTGACCAGAAGGGAGACCTGAAGAAGGTCGGAGATGTTGACGCTTTAGAGGTGCAGGGAGAGTTCTCTTACCCCGGAGAGAACGGCCAGACCATCCACCTTACCTACACCGCTGACGAAAATGGATTCCACCCTCAGGGCGACCATCTGCCCACCGCTCCCCCAGTACCTGAAGCCATCCAGCGCTCCCTGGCCTACCTCGCCACCGCCGCCCCCGCTGCTGCCGCTCCACAATAG
- the LOC110384081 gene encoding endocuticle structural glycoprotein ABD-4, which produces MHHYIAFVLHAFILQLFCTWIIMKFVIVLACLVSAAYADVSSFQAFQQQPLYQQQQQQPQYTTEPIPIIRQEQVQNPDGSYKWSYETGNGISAEEQGYVKNQGIPEQEAQVAQGQYQYTAPDGQVIQLQYLADENGFQPQGAHIPTPPPVPREIQSALDYLATLPPQNPDNREYARN; this is translated from the exons ATGCATCATTACATTGCTTTTGTATTACACGCATTCATCTTGCAACTGTTTTGTACTTGGATCATCATGAAGTTTGTT ATTGTACTCGCCTGCCTGGTGAGCGCAGCCTACGCTGACGTCAGCAGCTTCCAGGCGTTTCAGCAGCAGCCGTTGTACCAACAGCAGCAGCAACAGCCGCAGTACACCACGGAACCTATCCCTATCATACGGCAAGAACAAGTGCAGAACCCTGATGGATCTTATAAGTGGAG CTACGAGACTGGCAACGGCATATCAGCTGAAGAACAGGGGTACGTGAAGAACCAAGGCATCCCGGAACAAGAGGCTCAGGTTGCTCAGGGACAGTACCAGTACACAGCTCCTGATGGACAG GTGATTCAACTGCAGTACTTAGCCGACGAGAACGGCTTCCAGCCCCAAGGAGCTCACATCCCCACTCCGCCGCCAGTCCCCAGAGAGATCCAGAGCGCTCTAGATTACCTCGCCACTTTACCCCCACAAAACCCCGATAATAGAGAATATGCCAGAAACTAG